The Streptomyces sp. 135 sequence CTGGATTCCGCAGCCTCGTTGCTGGCCGACAGCGGGGACCACGTGGCGAACATGGCGGTGGAGTACGCCGCCCACCGCTTCGGCACCACATCCCAGGAGGCGATCCGCCTGGGATTGGGCGTGGACTCCCCGGAACACTGGCTCACGCTGGAGGACCGTTCCCGCGGCTTCGTCCATCATCCCCGCCTGATCGTCCCCCTGGCCGGCTTCGACGGAGTGGCCCGCGGCCTCCAGGGACGCGACCTGTCGGGTAACTGCCCTGCGCGATGGATGTCCTTGTCCAACCCTGACGGCCTCCGCTGGGCCTCGTACGGCGTGCTCCTGGCCGACCAGGACACGGACACGTTCATCGTCACGGAGGGCCCTGGGGACGGCCTGACCGCCGTGGCCGCCGGGTACAACGCGCTGATCGTGCGCGGGGCCTCCCTCGTCAACTCCCCTGAACTGGTCGCGGAACTGGCCGCGGGCCTGGCTGGGAAGCGGGTCATCATCGCTGGTGACAACGACAACGCGGGCAACGCGTTCACCAAGCGCCTGGCGGACGGCCTGGGTGATCACGGCATCCACACCTTCGCACTGCCCATCCCGCATGCCGGTGATGACCTGACCGACTGGAGGGCCCGCAACGTGGCCGACTTCCCCGCAGACCTGGCCGCCGCTGTTGACGCTGACAGATCCTTCTCCGCCCCTGCGGAGGGACCTGCCATTAACGCTGACGGTGAGGACATCGACCCCCGACACGTCCGCCTGATCACGGACCTGTATTACGACACCCTGTCGGACTACGGCGCGTCAGACGTGCAGGGCGCATACCTCCTGGCGCACTTCGCTGACGGAAAGATCAAGTACGCGCCCGGTCTGGGGTTCTTCATTTGGTCTGGTCGTGTCTGGGAGCGGTCGGACGCGAAGGTCCGCACCCTGGTCCACTTCATCGGCCGTGCCCTGATGGCCGCCGCGAAGGAGAAGACAGCGGAGAAGACGCCCGACCAGAAGGAAGACCCGGGTGAGCCGCTCCGCAAGGCGTCGAAGTCGTTCACGACCCGCCGCAAGATCGATGACCTGATGGCCACGCTGGAGTCCGTCCCCGCCGTATCCGTCAAGGTCGCGGACTTCGACGCCCAGCCTGACCTCCTGTCGTTCCGGAACGGGACCGTGGACCTCCGCACTGGCCGGCTCCGGGAGCACCGTAAGGAGGACCTCCTGACGTACTGCCTGGACATCGACTACAGGCCGGAGGCCCAGGCCCCGCGCTGGGAGTCGTTCCTGGAGGAGATCTTCCCGGGCATGCCGGAGATGCCTTCATACATCCAGCGCCTGACCGGGTACGGGGTGACAGGTCATCAGGCAGAGCAGTGCTTCGCCGTGCTGCACGGTAAGGGAGCCAATGGGAAGTCAGTCCTCACCGACACGCTGACCAGCATCTTCCGCGCGGTCACGGAAACCACCCCCTTCGCCACCTTCGAGGAGCGGGCCAGCGGTGGTATCCCCAACGACATCGCTGCCCTGCGCGGCGCCCGCTTCGTCATGGCCTCCGAAGGTGAGTCGGGCAAGCCGATGTCGGAAGCCGTCCTGAAGCGCGTCACCGGTAAGGACGAGATCAGCGCCCGGTTCCTGCGTCAGGAGTTCTTCACCTTCAAGCCGACGTTCCTCCTCATGCTGGCGACCAACTTCAAGCCTCGTTTCCGCGGCCAGGATGAAGGCCTGTGGCGGCGCGTCAAGTTGATTCCCTTCACCCGCTTTTTCACGCCGGAGGAGCGGGACCACACCCTGGACCAGAAGCTGGCCGCGGAGGCCGAGGGCATCGCTGCCTGGGTAGTCCGGGGCGCGATGGAGTGGTACGCCAACGGCCTTCAGGACCCGGACCGCATCCAGGACGCGACGAAGGAGTACCGGCGCACATCAGACGCTATGGCCGGCTTTTTCCCTGGCGTTCTGGAGCGCTGCGACGACGGTTGCGAGATGACCGCCGGTGAGGCCTACCAGGCGTACAAGCAGTGGTGTGAAGCGGAGGGCCTCCCGCTGCGCGAGCAGTGGACCCGACGCACGTTCCTGGACGCGATGGAGGAGCGCCAGGTGGGCCGCGTGAACACCACGAAGGGTGTCTCCCTGGTCGGTGTCCGACTCCACCAGGAGCACGCGGACGCTCCCGCCGGTCCCGGCATCTTCGCCTGATCTCACCTCCTCTCCGGTCAGTCGTGTACCCCCCTCTGGTCCGGCCCTTCGGGGTCGGGCCTTCGGGCGTGACCACTCCCTGCCGAGAGGACACGCCCCATGCCGCACATCACGCTGTCCGACCACGCCGAAATCCTGGCCCTGATCGCTGAACTCCGCCGCGCGGGCAAGCCCGTTCACCTGGACTTGTTCTGCTGTCAGGGGGGCGCCTCCGCGGGATACGAGCGGGCAGGGTTCACGGTCCTGGGTGTCGACCTGGACCCCCAGCCACGGTACCCGTACGCCTTCGTCCAGGCGGACGCCGTGGAATTCCTGCTCAGATACGGCCATCTCTTCGACTCTGTCAGCGCCTCTCCGCCGTGCCAGGCGTTCACGCTGGCCCAGCGAATCCAGGCCAACGAACACCCTGACTTCATCACGCCAACACGGAAGTTGCTGACCGAACTGGGGCGGCCCTGGGTCATCGAGAACGTACCGGGCGCCCCCCTGGAACTTCCTGTGGTGTTGTGCGGGGCCATGTTCGGTCTGCACACCTACAGACACCGACTGTTCGAGACAGGCGGAGGGTTCACGTTCAGGGCTCCCGAGCATCCGGAACACACCGCGAAGACCGTGAAGATGGGCCGCCCTCTACGAGACGGGGACTTCTACCACGCCGTTGGGCACTTCACTGGAGTCGCCTACGTCCGCCGGGACCTGGACATGCCTTGGGCCACGCGTGACGGGCTCCGCGAATGCATCCCGCCTGCCTACTCCGCCTTCATCGGGGCGTACCTCCTCCACCACCTGACTTCCAACTGAACCACCCAGGCCAGGCCCCTTGACGGGGGTCTGGCTTCGGGCGTGACCACTCACCTGCCGAGAGGACACGCCCGTGAGGCATTTCAGCGGTTCCCTGAACGGCCAGCCTTGGGACGGCTATGTGGTGGAGCGTCCCCAGGACCTCCACGCCTTCGAGACCTGGGTCAGGCGCCAGGCCGAAGCCGGCGTTCCCGTCGCTGTCGACTCCGAGACGTGCGGACTCAAGATCTACGCCTGGGGTGACGGTTTCCTGCGTCTGGCCCAGTTCGGTACGGAAGACGAGGCCTGGGCCCTGCCCATCGAGCACGGTCGCGTGTTCGCTGAGTCCGCCGCCTGGGCACTTCGCACCCTGCCGGACCTGACCGGACACAACTGGGGCGGCTTCGACGCCCAAGTCTTCGACAAGCACTTGAAGGTGCCGCTGGAAGAGACGTGCGCGAAGGCCACGGACACGATGCTCCTGGCCAAGCTGATCGACCCGCGCAAGGACTTCGAGGGCGGTGTGGGTTCGTCTCTGAAGCCGCTGTCAGCGCACTACATCGACGCCAACGCACCCGACACCCAGGACGGCCTGAAGTCGGTTTTCAAGGCGCTGAAGTTGAAGGTGGCTGAGGGCTTCGCGAAGGTCCCCCTAGATCACCCCACGTACCTGGAGTACGGCCTCCTGGACGTCATCCTGACCTCTCGTCTCCGGCCGCGACTGGAGGTTCACCTGGAGCGGCTGGGCGTCTCCCCCAAGCTGTCCCGCTACGAGCATCGCGTGGCCCGTATCTGCGCCCAGATGCAGCGCGCCGGCATGGTGCTTGACGTCCCGTACACGGAGGGTCTCCGGGACGACCTGGTGACCGACGCCGAGACTCACGCGGCCATCGCTGCCCGGTACGGAGTCGACGCCGTGAACAGTGGCCGCAAGGTCGCTGACGCCCTTCTGGGCATGGGCGAGACCCTCACGGAGAAGACGGCCTCCGGCGCCTGGAAAGTGGACAAAGCCGTCCTGATGGCTCTGGCGGACCTGGACCGCGATTGGAAGCCGATCGGCTCCCGCACGCCGAATCCGTTGGCGGATGCGGTCCTTCGCTCGAAGCGGTCCGGGAAGTGGCGCTCCGCCTACGCGGACAACTTCCTGGACCAGGTCGACGCCAGCGGACGCATCCACCCGGGAATCCAGACCATGCAGGCACGGACGTTCCGTATGTCCGTCACGAACCCCGCAGTCCAGACACTCCCCAGCTCGGACAAGATGATCCGCCGCGCGATCCTGGCCGACGAAGGCCACGTCCCCGGGTCGGTCGACTTCCAGGCCGTAGAACTCCGCGTACTGGCGGCCCTGGCCGACGTGAAGCGCATGAAGGCGGCCATCGCTGCGGGAGAGGACCTTCACAGCTACACGGCCAGGCTCGTGTTCGGGGAGGGGTTCACGGAGAAGGACCGCAAGGTCAGTAAGGGCATCGCGTTCGGCAAGGTCTACGGCGGGGGCGCCGCGACCGTGAGCAGGCAGACAGGCGCCCCCCTGGCCGCTGTTCAGCGCGCGATGGCCGCGTATGACCGCGTGTACCCGGAAGTTGGCCGCGCCGCGAAGGACTGGCGGATCGAGGCTTTCAACAACGGCATGGTGGCAACGTCGATCACGGGTCACCGACTCCCTTTGGATAGAGACAGAACGTATGCCGTGACGAACTACCTGGTCCAGTCAACGGCTCGTGACTGCCTGGGCCAGGCCCTGATCAACATGGACGAGAAGGGCCTGATCAGCGCCGGGTACGTCCGCCTCCCCGTGCATGACGAGGTGATCCTGTCCATGCCGAAGGCGGACGCGGAGGAGATCTCCCGCGCTGTGGCCGACTGCATGACCTTCGATCTGCTGGGCGTTCCCATCGCTGCCGGCAAGCCGGAAATCGGCATCCGATCCTGGGGATCACTGTACGGCGCTGACTTCTGACGGGGAATCCCCTGCGCTCCAGGGCCATCTGAGGCATTCGACGCCCTAGACCCGAACCACGGACGGTTGCGTGAGCCGCTCCTCATGAGTCGCCTCACGCAACCGCGTTCCTTCCCGGTCATCACGGTTGTGTGGGCGCAGATTACGAACGGAGGTCGTTCCTCCGCCAGGTCCTCCGCAGGGATGGTCCGGGTCTCACCTGAGTCTTTTCGCTAGTCGGGACGGGGGACGCCTGAGAACGTAGATCTCCCAAGTCATTGACCCGCCTCAATTGAGTCGTCTACTTTCACATTCTCACCACATGCGTGATGGCCCGATCAGCCTCCGCGTGTAGGTGCCAACTCCCTACCCCTTCATGCCTCCAGGCCCCGCCATGCCCGCGTCCCGGTCCGCACGCCAGACCGCCATGCCGCCATGCCGTCGTGCCCGGGGGCCTCCCGAGAGGACCCCCTCCGTGATTGTCACGACCCGTACCCAGGTCATCGGCTCCGTCATCACCAGCGACGTCTCAGACGCCACTCTGGCCGCCGCGAAGGGAGGAGACAGGGACGCCCAGGCGTCGATCCTGGAGCACATGGCCACCAAGTTGGGATACCTGGCCAGCCGCTCCGCGAACACTGCCGACGGAGACGCGAGCGAGGGACTGCGCGCCGCCTATCAGGAGGACCTCCTCCAGGAGGCAAACGTGATCGCGCTGGAGCGCCTGGCCACGTATGAGGGTGACTCGATGGACGCGTTTCGGGCCTACGTCTGGGCCTACGTCCAGAAGGAATTGCCTGCCGTGGCCCGTGACCTCCTGAACGGCACTCAGGACGACACCGACGGCAAGAAGCTGTTCGCGCAGATGGTGAAGCACTTCCGCACCGCCGACGTGCGCCACAACCTGACCGAAGGCGACTACCTGAACTTGGCTGAGTCCGCAGTCCAGGACAAAGGCCTGGTGGCCGCTCTGAACGGGGGCGCCTACAAGAGCCGTGTCCGCATGTCCGCGGAAGCCGCCTACGCCGCGCGCCTGGCCTACCAGGGATCCGTCAGCATCTTCACGCCGACCGGTGGTGAGGACGACGGAGAAACCACCATCGCGGACGCCCTGGTCAGCGCTGACGCGGAAGCCGACG is a genomic window containing:
- a CDS encoding phage/plasmid primase, P4 family → MSAILDRFQDVSDQPDGGYLAICPGHNDSRPSLRIWFDDSGRCRITCRAGCDSANVIKAVGLGWTHMFGVTGTASVVSSKRPDLVGPAEVARLRMYLDSAASLLADSGDHVANMAVEYAAHRFGTTSQEAIRLGLGVDSPEHWLTLEDRSRGFVHHPRLIVPLAGFDGVARGLQGRDLSGNCPARWMSLSNPDGLRWASYGVLLADQDTDTFIVTEGPGDGLTAVAAGYNALIVRGASLVNSPELVAELAAGLAGKRVIIAGDNDNAGNAFTKRLADGLGDHGIHTFALPIPHAGDDLTDWRARNVADFPADLAAAVDADRSFSAPAEGPAINADGEDIDPRHVRLITDLYYDTLSDYGASDVQGAYLLAHFADGKIKYAPGLGFFIWSGRVWERSDAKVRTLVHFIGRALMAAAKEKTAEKTPDQKEDPGEPLRKASKSFTTRRKIDDLMATLESVPAVSVKVADFDAQPDLLSFRNGTVDLRTGRLREHRKEDLLTYCLDIDYRPEAQAPRWESFLEEIFPGMPEMPSYIQRLTGYGVTGHQAEQCFAVLHGKGANGKSVLTDTLTSIFRAVTETTPFATFEERASGGIPNDIAALRGARFVMASEGESGKPMSEAVLKRVTGKDEISARFLRQEFFTFKPTFLLMLATNFKPRFRGQDEGLWRRVKLIPFTRFFTPEERDHTLDQKLAAEAEGIAAWVVRGAMEWYANGLQDPDRIQDATKEYRRTSDAMAGFFPGVLERCDDGCEMTAGEAYQAYKQWCEAEGLPLREQWTRRTFLDAMEERQVGRVNTTKGVSLVGVRLHQEHADAPAGPGIFA
- a CDS encoding SAM-dependent methyltransferase, which gives rise to MPHITLSDHAEILALIAELRRAGKPVHLDLFCCQGGASAGYERAGFTVLGVDLDPQPRYPYAFVQADAVEFLLRYGHLFDSVSASPPCQAFTLAQRIQANEHPDFITPTRKLLTELGRPWVIENVPGAPLELPVVLCGAMFGLHTYRHRLFETGGGFTFRAPEHPEHTAKTVKMGRPLRDGDFYHAVGHFTGVAYVRRDLDMPWATRDGLRECIPPAYSAFIGAYLLHHLTSN
- a CDS encoding DNA polymerase, encoding MRHFSGSLNGQPWDGYVVERPQDLHAFETWVRRQAEAGVPVAVDSETCGLKIYAWGDGFLRLAQFGTEDEAWALPIEHGRVFAESAAWALRTLPDLTGHNWGGFDAQVFDKHLKVPLEETCAKATDTMLLAKLIDPRKDFEGGVGSSLKPLSAHYIDANAPDTQDGLKSVFKALKLKVAEGFAKVPLDHPTYLEYGLLDVILTSRLRPRLEVHLERLGVSPKLSRYEHRVARICAQMQRAGMVLDVPYTEGLRDDLVTDAETHAAIAARYGVDAVNSGRKVADALLGMGETLTEKTASGAWKVDKAVLMALADLDRDWKPIGSRTPNPLADAVLRSKRSGKWRSAYADNFLDQVDASGRIHPGIQTMQARTFRMSVTNPAVQTLPSSDKMIRRAILADEGHVPGSVDFQAVELRVLAALADVKRMKAAIAAGEDLHSYTARLVFGEGFTEKDRKVSKGIAFGKVYGGGAATVSRQTGAPLAAVQRAMAAYDRVYPEVGRAAKDWRIEAFNNGMVATSITGHRLPLDRDRTYAVTNYLVQSTARDCLGQALINMDEKGLISAGYVRLPVHDEVILSMPKADAEEISRAVADCMTFDLLGVPIAAGKPEIGIRSWGSLYGADF